TGTCGATCGCGAAATAAGCTCCGACAAGAAACGGAACCGCCATCGCCGTCGGAAGCGGCATGAACCTCCCAATCTTCGCCGGAGTAAGATCTCTGACAACGTTGACCAAAACGGCAAACCCGAAAAACCCGTAACACATTTGGAGACAGTGAAGAGGCAGAGCAGAGAAGCCTTGTACTCCAAGAATCGCCATGTTCCTGTAAATCAAAGCGTACGGAGCCTTGAATTCGCCGTTAGGGTTTCCAACGTCGAATGCTTTGTAGAACAGGAAGAAACTTAGCGGCGTCACGATGCATCCAACGACCGTCCCGATCATTTGGCTAACAAACATAGCCTTAGGTGATGTCATCGTGTAATGAGCCGTCTTGAAATCTTGCATCAATATACAAGAAACCGAAACAACTGATTTGATCAGTCCACAACCGGCTAGTCCAGCTACAACTCCATTCTCTCTTCCCGTCACAGCCGCGATAACGAAAAGACCGATTTTGCCGTAGTTATAAGCCATGTTGATGTCTGTAAGTCCAGCTCCATAAGCGTTACAGAACGCTAGAGAAGGCGCGAAAATGTAAGCTACAATAACGTAATACCATTTGAGCTGAGGAAATATCAGAGGAACCACTACGGTTGAGACCGTAGCGAAGGTAAGATATCCCGCAACTCCGATCCAAATCGGGATTTTATCTCTGAGGAAATTCTCATCTTCCTTGAAGTCTTTCCGTGGTTTCTTGTGACCCACGTCATCAAGATCATTAGTTTTGTTCTTCAGTCTTGCGTTGATACTGACAATAGTGACAAAGAGAATCTTAACGAATGTGTAGAGACCGTCTCCAAGGATTAGAGCTACGGATAAGAAGACTTTGTAGCCGTATATGCTCTTCATGTTGTGTTCGTCGAGATTCTCAGGGAACCAAGAGCCTTTGAGTTTATCAAGAAGAGGCCACATTAAGCCATAAGAGAGGATAGCTCCTAAAAGCAAAGAAAGGTTAACCAAATGTGAACAGATCATTCCTGCTCCTACAAATGTCATGCTGAAATCAAAGAAGAACCTGCAAGAAAAGGATATGAGTTATTATATGATTCAAGAACTCGATTCACTGAAATGTCatgtctttttttatattatgcTTACGTTTGTTTCCAAGCTTTCAAGCCAAAGGTTGGGAACTGAGAAAAGCCACAACCTTCAATACCAGAGAAAAACCACTGGAAGAAACCCCACAAAAAGCTAAATGAGAAGTATTTCATAAAACCACGCACTTGTTTCCTGCAAATCGATTCCAGTTAAAGATTAGGAAACTTAAGTAACAAATATATCACTTTTTGTAAAATAGGTTAATTAACTTACTTGGACTGTTCGTCTCCTTGTGTGTGGAAACCATTGATGAGAACAGCAGTAGCTAAACCACTCGGATATGTTAACTTAAGATCAATAATCATAACCTTTCGGAGAGGGATTAAGACGAAAAGACCGATGAAACAGACAACAAATAGATAAGCAGTCATCCAACCAACCCCTGGTTCTTTCACACTTTTTGCAGAGTTACCTTCCAAGTTCACACCAGACAACACATATGTCTTATGATTTAACCCCAGAAGATATGAAGCAAACCCACCTGAAAAGGGAAACagaataatcaaatatttttaatcaaaatttcacAACTCTAGTTTTATATCATATACAtcccaaaaagcaaaagcaacaTCAACCCTTTTGTTGTGACTCAACTAAcccaaaagttttcataaagttaaaaatatattttttatatgtaactGTTTTGCAGATCCTTCCActgaatctttgcttgtttcacaagaaaaagaaactacaaAGGAAGAAATAGAAGCAGTTTTGTTCTTAACCTCCGACAGCAATGCCGTAACAAGCAACAG
The sequence above is a segment of the Camelina sativa cultivar DH55 chromosome 10, Cs, whole genome shotgun sequence genome. Coding sequences within it:
- the LOC104717873 gene encoding metal-nicotianamine transporter YSL1-like, encoding MEIEQRKNIKREEEENNNGLSLQEEEHETEEEMSGRTTEPWTKQITVRGVLVSIVIGVVFSVIAQKLNLTTGIVPNLNSSAALLAFVFVQTWTKILKKSGFVAKPFTRQENTMIQTSAVACYGIAVGGGFASYLLGLNHKTYVLSGVNLEGNSAKSVKEPGVGWMTAYLFVVCFIGLFVLIPLRKVMIIDLKLTYPSGLATAVLINGFHTQGDEQSKKQVRGFMKYFSFSFLWGFFQWFFSGIEGCGFSQFPTFGLKAWKQTFFFDFSMTFVGAGMICSHLVNLSLLLGAILSYGLMWPLLDKLKGSWFPENLDEHNMKSIYGYKVFLSVALILGDGLYTFVKILFVTIVSINARLKNKTNDLDDVGHKKPRKDFKEDENFLRDKIPIWIGVAGYLTFATVSTVVVPLIFPQLKWYYVIVAYIFAPSLAFCNAYGAGLTDINMAYNYGKIGLFVIAAVTGRENGVVAGLAGCGLIKSVVSVSCILMQDFKTAHYTMTSPKAMFVSQMIGTVVGCIVTPLSFFLFYKAFDVGNPNGEFKAPYALIYRNMAILGVQGFSALPLHCLQMCYGFFGFAVLVNVVRDLTPAKIGRFMPLPTAMAVPFLVGAYFAIDMCVGTLVVFVWEKMNRKKAEVMVPAVASGLICGEGLWTLPAAVLALAGVKPPICMKFLAS